A single genomic interval of Rhododendron vialii isolate Sample 1 chromosome 3a, ASM3025357v1 harbors:
- the LOC131318857 gene encoding uncharacterized protein LOC131318857, translated as MENEILEELRRTCTLVMSLAKEVDVKNQRLWDLERKYDETSATLGRMIAEKDRLHQAFADEMRQMEFIGVQNEKLKLELECQMRNMHFMRLQNEKLKDDLVNQSQELEQQAKEMEKQRAKVDLERKNLLAEKEKLKDQNGFEDDYSLNIQLDALKEELAEKVDDLHDMETLN; from the exons atggaaaatgaaatccTTGAAGAGCTCCGAAGAACATGTACTCTGGTTATGAGCCTTGCCAAAGAAGTTGATGTCAAAAATCAGAGATTGTGGGATCTGGAACGCAAGTATGACGAGACTTCAGCAACTCTAGGCAGGATGATTGCAGAGAAAGATAGGCTGCATCAAGCATTTGCTGATG AAATGAGACAGATGGAGTTCATTGGGGTACAAAATGAAAAGCTGAAGCTCGAATTGGAATGTCAAATGAGGAATATGCATTTCATGAGGCTACAAAATGAGAAGCTGAAAGATGACTTGGTAAATCAAAGTCAGGAACTTGAGCAACAAGCAAAAGAAATGGAGAAGCAAAGGGCCAAAGTTGATCTTGAGCGAAAAAACTTGCTTGCTGAGAAGGAAAAG CTGAAAGATCAGAATGGCTTTGAAGATGACTATAGCTTGAATATCCAGCTTGATGCTTTGAAGGAAGAATTGGCTGAAAAAGTTGATGACTTGCATGATATGGAAACCCTTAACTAG